In one Nitrososphaera viennensis EN76 genomic region, the following are encoded:
- a CDS encoding beta strand repeat-containing protein — MDNNPTPAHMGWKKPTSVVFAALLFFGAVVGVMAFAPNQAYAAVSVTQDTPKIFGSALGRVMITDTAMQGGSTQDTITVNVEAKRGTTSLGSVNAQVKEIGTSSGQFELFVTTANSPFNPAAPTFDSTTPANAHVVRINTAPTGDGVNDAVIDLNGASAADQTKELKDGDSIVVTYGGQQSTILFQKTIATVSTDRTIAGNNTLITVRINDPDANNDPTLVNTFTASSAVVKAAISGVDKASFVANATFAETGQNSGVFEHTFKVGGTATTQSVIDLTALTLPQSVTFQVTDHDVYAPAPTGAVAPYNAAVSTTSTPSASVTLRNDDGLLGVTASITMANGIQLQVTDPDRNVDTAQRDTIDAGNVTVTVAGVTGTLNGIRFKETGDNTGIFVPDITDNRIAINLGSSSTVGATSITLDPATIADDRDITITYNDPHGDSNGAETFTSIRTLSHTAGALTGPGTSVGVTGTFSLTLNEPDLNTNTNSVESYTVTFPVGTATSTSANLPFGIGGFTAKARGSAWTPTTGNAITMTFIETGANTGIFTATNIEMQKINNVVSMSDGDQVEFKYTDNGESPAQTSTITISIGKPGKSIEVSRTTIPIPRASTTDVSKVILTVTDPSADSNPGSTDTITVPAFQMTKKDGSTITTPLMTGIGAQTLTETGVSTGVFTVTLNIGAGTESNANMDNAKLKITYGDVSTSITLRSYDGVVTSSASAVSNGQNITITVSDQDLNRDPAVREKIGTITLTTKNDAITGGGVLTINDAEETGADTGVFVKTVTIGKDIKVGDLANTIFGTEIEVKYTDLIASDISTNVSRDLTLNVKTASGSIDITPAVVGPGTKVAITVNDNDLNTNPQGTDRTTSGQEYIRVTSDRSGVNTLTTAVGEETGTNTGKMKTTLTLTPLKPTDVLSSAFGGTTKDITGKVLPGDIISIRYTDQADASGNKVTVSKTFKITSQDPLMNVSSTTVAAGNSFSLTVTDLDANTDGEAVDSVTAKVTSDSDVVGTTVTLLETGPNTGVFTGTVSTSTGVNAGSITVKTGDNVYMKYNDKYPADYADRVKQVVDPSKDFTFVLPIGASAPRADATSPSNPVLKDFAGQTLTEVTAGQQVFLSTAITNNQDTPQPFAAIVEVRDADGITVYLQWQQSTLTANGKVDVGLSWTPDAPGTYTVRTFVVNNISSPQALSPIAQSTITVS, encoded by the coding sequence ATGGATAATAATCCAACACCAGCCCATATGGGCTGGAAAAAACCGACGAGCGTGGTCTTTGCAGCACTACTCTTTTTTGGTGCAGTAGTGGGTGTAATGGCCTTTGCTCCAAACCAAGCATATGCCGCAGTATCCGTTACTCAGGACACTCCCAAAATATTCGGAAGTGCGCTTGGAAGAGTAATGATAACTGATACTGCTATGCAAGGTGGTTCAACGCAAGACACAATTACTGTCAACGTCGAAGCAAAGCGCGGTACAACAAGCCTCGGATCAGTCAATGCTCAGGTCAAGGAGATTGGAACTTCTTCAGGACAGTTCGAGCTGTTCGTTACAACTGCAAACTCTCCCTTTAACCCTGCAGCTCCGACATTTGACTCTACAACGCCTGCAAATGCCCACGTTGTAAGAATCAATACTGCTCCGACTGGTGATGGCGTCAATGACGCAGTAATAGACTTGAACGGTGCATCAGCTGCGGATCAAACAAAAGAATTGAAGGATGGCGACAGCATCGTTGTAACATATGGCGGTCAGCAATCAACAATTCTGTTCCAAAAGACAATCGCAACTGTCAGCACTGACAGGACCATCGCAGGAAACAACACATTGATCACTGTAAGAATAAACGATCCAGATGCTAACAATGACCCAACTCTGGTCAACACATTCACTGCTAGCAGTGCAGTAGTCAAAGCAGCTATCAGCGGCGTTGACAAAGCATCCTTTGTAGCCAATGCCACCTTTGCAGAAACAGGACAAAACTCTGGTGTATTCGAGCACACATTCAAGGTAGGCGGAACTGCAACAACGCAATCAGTCATTGATCTGACGGCATTAACGCTGCCACAGTCAGTCACCTTCCAGGTCACAGACCATGATGTATATGCTCCAGCTCCGACTGGTGCTGTAGCACCATACAACGCTGCTGTATCGACGACAAGTACTCCATCAGCATCAGTCACACTGAGGAACGATGATGGTCTACTGGGCGTCACTGCATCAATAACTATGGCCAATGGCATCCAGCTTCAGGTAACTGATCCTGACAGAAACGTGGACACCGCCCAGAGAGACACAATCGATGCAGGCAATGTCACAGTTACTGTCGCAGGTGTTACCGGAACACTCAATGGCATTCGGTTCAAGGAAACAGGCGACAACACTGGCATATTCGTCCCAGACATCACTGACAACAGGATAGCCATCAACCTTGGCTCTTCATCTACAGTGGGTGCAACATCCATAACCCTGGATCCAGCAACAATTGCAGATGACAGAGACATTACTATCACATACAATGATCCACATGGTGACTCTAATGGCGCAGAAACATTCACTTCAATCAGAACACTTTCACACACTGCTGGTGCACTGACTGGTCCCGGAACTTCAGTTGGCGTAACAGGCACATTCTCGCTGACACTGAACGAGCCAGACCTTAACACCAACACCAACTCTGTCGAGTCATACACTGTCACATTCCCAGTAGGCACAGCAACAAGCACATCAGCCAACCTGCCATTCGGAATCGGTGGCTTTACTGCGAAGGCAAGAGGCAGTGCATGGACACCAACAACAGGCAACGCAATCACAATGACATTCATTGAAACAGGCGCAAACACTGGCATCTTCACAGCAACCAACATTGAAATGCAAAAGATCAACAATGTCGTATCGATGAGCGATGGCGACCAAGTAGAATTCAAGTACACAGACAACGGCGAATCTCCAGCACAGACAAGCACGATCACCATATCAATCGGCAAGCCGGGTAAGTCAATCGAGGTTAGCAGGACAACCATTCCAATTCCAAGAGCAAGCACAACTGATGTCTCAAAGGTCATACTGACCGTCACTGACCCATCTGCAGACTCCAACCCTGGTAGCACAGACACAATTACCGTACCGGCATTCCAAATGACGAAGAAGGATGGTAGCACAATAACCACACCCCTCATGACCGGAATTGGCGCACAAACCCTTACAGAAACAGGAGTTAGCACTGGTGTATTCACAGTGACTCTGAACATCGGCGCTGGTACTGAAAGCAACGCCAACATGGACAATGCCAAGCTAAAGATCACCTACGGCGACGTGAGCACATCCATCACCCTCAGGTCATATGACGGTGTAGTGACATCCAGCGCATCCGCAGTAAGCAATGGACAGAACATCACCATCACAGTTTCTGACCAGGACCTTAACAGGGATCCTGCAGTTAGGGAAAAGATTGGTACCATTACGCTGACAACAAAGAATGATGCAATAACAGGAGGCGGAGTACTAACCATTAATGATGCAGAAGAGACGGGAGCTGATACTGGTGTCTTCGTCAAGACAGTCACCATTGGCAAGGACATCAAGGTAGGTGACCTGGCCAATACCATCTTCGGTACAGAGATTGAAGTCAAGTACACCGACCTAATTGCAAGCGACATCAGCACCAACGTAAGCAGGGATCTGACCCTGAACGTCAAGACTGCATCAGGCAGCATTGACATCACACCAGCAGTCGTTGGACCCGGCACCAAGGTGGCAATAACCGTCAACGACAATGACCTCAACACCAACCCACAAGGCACAGACAGAACAACCAGCGGCCAGGAATACATCCGAGTCACATCTGACAGGTCTGGCGTCAACACACTGACCACTGCAGTAGGCGAAGAAACCGGCACAAACACTGGCAAGATGAAGACAACGCTCACCCTTACCCCACTGAAGCCGACAGACGTACTCTCGTCTGCATTTGGTGGAACAACCAAGGACATCACTGGCAAAGTGCTCCCTGGCGACATCATCTCGATCAGGTACACAGACCAGGCTGATGCCTCTGGCAACAAGGTGACTGTCTCAAAGACCTTCAAGATCACGAGCCAGGACCCGCTGATGAACGTCAGCTCTACCACAGTAGCTGCTGGCAACTCGTTCAGCCTTACGGTCACTGATCTTGATGCCAACACGGATGGCGAGGCAGTAGACTCTGTCACAGCCAAGGTCACATCAGACAGCGACGTCGTAGGCACAACTGTCACTCTGCTTGAGACAGGCCCGAACACTGGTGTCTTCACTGGTACAGTAAGCACATCCACTGGAGTCAACGCAGGTTCGATCACTGTCAAGACAGGCGACAACGTCTACATGAAGTACAACGACAAGTACCCGGCTGACTACGCGGACAGAGTAAAGCAGGTGGTAGACCCGAGCAAGGACTTCACCTTCGTTCTGCCAATCGGCGCCAGTGCACCACGCGCAGACGCGACATCGCCGAGCAACCCGGTCCTGAAGGACTTTGCAGGCCAGACGTTGACTGAAGTCACAGCAGGCCAGCAGGTATTCCTGTCGACAGCCATCACCAACAACCAAGATACTCCGCAGCCATTCGCTGCAATCGTTGAGGTGAGGGATGCCGATGGAATCACTGTCTACCTTCAGTGGCAGCAGAGCACTCTGACTGCGAACGGCAAGGTCGATGTTGGGCTGTCATGGACACCGGATGCACCTGGCACATACACGGTCAGGACATTCGTAGTGAACAACATCTCCAGCCCGCAAGCACTGTCACCGATCGCGCAGTCGACCATAACCGTGAGTTAA